A genomic segment from Vanessa cardui chromosome 30, ilVanCard2.1, whole genome shotgun sequence encodes:
- the LOC124542254 gene encoding multiple coagulation factor deficiency protein 2 homolog isoform X3, whose product MLRLLILAGFLQCTISQQYQQKVAPGVPPQNYQNYQQAPPPQMQQQPPPPQQQQYQQPPPQQQYQPPPQQQYQQQVPVQQMPVQNSHGHGHGDPQLLNAANIAQEREHIQEHMEVPIDTSKMTEQELQFHYFKMHDADNNNKLDGCELIKSLIHWHEPNGEEKVVQLQYKDEDLSEIVEGALKQADKNNDGYIDYAEFRSVTV is encoded by the exons ATGCTTCGTCTGTTAATATTAGCTGGGTTTTTACAATGTACGATTTCGCAACAGTATCAGCAGAAAGTTGCGCCCGGGGTACCCCCACAGAATTACCAg AACTATCAACAAGCGCCGCCTCCTCAGATGCAACAACAG CCACCCCCACCCCAACAGCAACAATACCAACAGCCTCCACCTCAACAACAGTACCAGCCTCCACCTCAACAGCAGTATCAGCAACAGGTGCCCGTACAACAGATGCCAGTACAGAATTCCCACGGACATGGGCATGGTG ATCCACAACTCCTCAACGCGGCGAACATCGCTCAAGAAAGAGA ACACATTCAGGAGCATATGGAAGTACCAATCGACACGTCGAAGATGACCGAACAGGAATTACAGTTTCATTATTTCAAAATGCATGACGCtgataacaataacaaattggACGGATGTGAGCTGataaaaagtttaatacatTGGCACG AACCAAATGGCGAAGAGAAAGTAGTACAGCTTCAGTACAAGGATGAAGATTTGTCTGAAATAGTTGAAGGCGCATTGAAACAAGCTGATAAGAACAACGATGGCTACATAGACTATGCTGAGTTCAGATCTGTTACGGTGTAA
- the LOC124542254 gene encoding multiple coagulation factor deficiency protein 2 homolog isoform X2, whose translation MLRLLILAGFLQCTISQQYQQKVAPGVPPQNYQNYQQAPPPQMQQQPPPPQQQQYQQPPPQQQYQPPPQQQYQQQVPVQQMPVQNSHGHGHGDPQLLNAANIAQEREHIQEHMEVPIDTSKMTEQELQFHYFKMHDADNNNKLDGCELIKSLIHWHDQVDANRTAYTDGQIEAVLEKALTHADLNNDGYIDYLEYRISMIKGKLK comes from the exons ATGCTTCGTCTGTTAATATTAGCTGGGTTTTTACAATGTACGATTTCGCAACAGTATCAGCAGAAAGTTGCGCCCGGGGTACCCCCACAGAATTACCAg AACTATCAACAAGCGCCGCCTCCTCAGATGCAACAACAG CCACCCCCACCCCAACAGCAACAATACCAACAGCCTCCACCTCAACAACAGTACCAGCCTCCACCTCAACAGCAGTATCAGCAACAGGTGCCCGTACAACAGATGCCAGTACAGAATTCCCACGGACATGGGCATGGTG ATCCACAACTCCTCAACGCGGCGAACATCGCTCAAGAAAGAGA ACACATTCAGGAGCATATGGAAGTACCAATCGACACGTCGAAGATGACCGAACAGGAATTACAGTTTCATTATTTCAAAATGCATGACGCtgataacaataacaaattggACGGATGTGAGCTGataaaaagtttaatacatTGGCACG atCAAGTTGACGCTAATCGCACAGCTTATACAGACGGACAAATTGAAGCGGTTTTAGAAAAGGCTTTAACACACGCAGACCTCAATAACGACGGATACATAGATTACTTAGAATACAGAATAAGTATGATAAAAGGGAAATTGAAgtga
- the LOC124542254 gene encoding multiple coagulation factor deficiency protein 2 homolog isoform X1, whose amino-acid sequence MLRLLILAGFLQCTISQQYQQKVAPGVPPQNYQNYQQAPPPQMQQQPPPPQQQQYQQPPPQQQYQPPPQQQYQQQVPVQQMPVQNSHGHGHGDPQLLNAANIAQEREHIQEHMEVPIDTSKMTEQELQFHYFKMHDADNNNKLDGCELIKSLIHWHEQGHNQNQQQQQQQGAPPVGEKIFKDDELINLIDPILNMDDHNRDGFIDYPEFIRAQQKNQNKENN is encoded by the exons ATGCTTCGTCTGTTAATATTAGCTGGGTTTTTACAATGTACGATTTCGCAACAGTATCAGCAGAAAGTTGCGCCCGGGGTACCCCCACAGAATTACCAg AACTATCAACAAGCGCCGCCTCCTCAGATGCAACAACAG CCACCCCCACCCCAACAGCAACAATACCAACAGCCTCCACCTCAACAACAGTACCAGCCTCCACCTCAACAGCAGTATCAGCAACAGGTGCCCGTACAACAGATGCCAGTACAGAATTCCCACGGACATGGGCATGGTG ATCCACAACTCCTCAACGCGGCGAACATCGCTCAAGAAAGAGA ACACATTCAGGAGCATATGGAAGTACCAATCGACACGTCGAAGATGACCGAACAGGAATTACAGTTTCATTATTTCAAAATGCATGACGCtgataacaataacaaattggACGGATGTGAGCTGataaaaagtttaatacatTGGCACG AGCAAGGTCATAATCAGAATCAGCAACAGCAACAGCAACAGGGCGCCCCACCAGTAGGggagaaaatatttaaagatgacgaattaataaatttaatagatcCTATATTAAATATGGACGATCATAACCGCGATGGTTTTATAGATTATCCGGAATTCATTAGGGCGCAACAGAAGAATCAGAATAAGGAGAATAATTAA